The following coding sequences are from one Treponema bryantii window:
- a CDS encoding PSP1 domain-containing protein, whose translation MSDIFETDIDNENENLSSLEDTDVTETSSENLVFDFPLYHIKLDYSSETLYAKAPEGKVQISAGDFVIVPTRYGKDMARVLGTAKKPLGIKQSDIVTIDRKASEADLKRRQELIHKEKEAFPIFKEKVANHKLDMKLVETHFLFDEQKALFFFSSDSRVDFRELVKDLVSVFKMRIELRQIGVRDESRITGGLGVCGRPFCCHGVSDKLRPVSIKMAKDQNLSLNSMKISGQCGRLLCCLSYEYDWYNEARKSLPNEGVRLTYDGTDFRITEVNPLTSMVKMLGDDGRLLEVNAKRFYRDGNRWKIN comes from the coding sequence ATGAGTGATATTTTTGAAACAGATATAGATAACGAGAACGAAAATCTTTCGTCTCTTGAAGATACAGACGTTACTGAAACTTCTTCCGAAAATCTTGTTTTTGATTTTCCCCTTTATCATATAAAGCTGGACTACTCTTCTGAAACCCTTTATGCAAAGGCACCTGAAGGTAAGGTTCAGATTTCTGCCGGTGATTTTGTAATCGTTCCAACCCGCTATGGAAAAGATATGGCAAGAGTTCTTGGAACTGCTAAAAAACCACTGGGAATTAAACAGTCAGATATAGTAACAATTGACCGCAAGGCCTCTGAAGCAGACCTTAAACGCCGTCAGGAACTTATTCATAAAGAAAAAGAAGCATTCCCTATTTTTAAGGAAAAAGTTGCTAATCATAAGCTTGATATGAAGCTTGTTGAAACTCACTTTCTTTTTGATGAACAGAAGGCACTGTTCTTCTTCAGTTCAGACAGTCGTGTAGACTTCCGTGAACTTGTAAAAGACCTTGTTTCTGTTTTCAAAATGAGAATTGAACTTCGTCAGATTGGTGTCCGCGATGAATCACGTATTACAGGTGGACTTGGAGTTTGCGGCCGTCCGTTCTGCTGTCATGGGGTTTCAGATAAACTCCGTCCTGTATCAATCAAAATGGCTAAAGACCAGAACCTCTCTTTGAACTCAATGAAGATTTCAGGTCAGTGCGGCCGTCTTCTCTGCTGTCTTTCTTACGAATACGACTGGTACAACGAAGCCCGCAAGAGTCTTCCTAACGAAGGTGTACGCCTTACTTATGATGGAACAGACTTCCGCATTACAGAAGTAAACCCTCTAACCTCTATGGTAAAAATGCTTGGAGATGACGGCCGTCTCCTTGAAGTAAACGCAAAACGCTTCTACCGAGACGGAAACCGCTGGAAGATTAATTAG
- a CDS encoding DUF327 family protein, with protein sequence MAEIDSLGSNYYYSGVQNASNEAIKRNTKKEEVRKTGNAKKLDFGKLLKGEEVEEPQFIAEGLPLEVQAMSIDDAAVYLADAVGTAGNDFSDNQTQENLERFKTAVSQFIRFVVVNNFNVNNLNSPKKRRPAQPPRLFVFSDYTLPKGKPRQKVSVEIINQKLDALARETLSNQSDNLKILAQVNEIKGLIVDLMSS encoded by the coding sequence ATGGCAGAAATTGATTCTCTCGGATCAAACTATTACTACTCTGGCGTTCAGAACGCCTCCAATGAAGCAATAAAACGTAATACTAAAAAAGAAGAAGTCCGCAAAACTGGGAACGCCAAGAAGCTTGATTTTGGTAAATTACTGAAAGGTGAAGAAGTTGAGGAGCCGCAGTTTATTGCCGAAGGCCTGCCGCTGGAAGTTCAGGCGATGTCTATTGATGACGCCGCCGTTTACCTTGCAGATGCTGTAGGAACTGCCGGAAACGATTTTTCAGACAATCAGACACAGGAAAACCTTGAAAGATTTAAGACTGCCGTAAGTCAGTTTATCCGCTTTGTTGTCGTAAATAATTTTAATGTAAATAATCTCAATTCTCCTAAAAAAAGAAGACCAGCTCAGCCTCCAAGGCTTTTTGTTTTTTCTGATTATACTCTTCCTAAAGGAAAACCAAGACAAAAGGTAAGTGTTGAAATCATCAATCAGAAACTGGACGCCCTTGCGCGCGAAACACTTTCCAATCAATCTGATAATCTTAAGATTCTTGCACAGGTAAATGAAATAAAAGGTCTGATTGTAGACTTGATGAGTTCATAA
- a CDS encoding bactofilin family protein yields the protein MALRTDDISINTIIGKGSAISGNMKVNGFIRVDGDIDGSLETDGNVIVGENARIRGNLTAKSVIIGGIIKGNIKANESVKILAEAAVIGDIISRKVQVDGSAIIHGHCISIKDEAEFGKTSGEYLQSKAIKEKVNL from the coding sequence ATGGCTTTACGAACAGATGACATTTCAATCAACACAATAATCGGAAAAGGCTCAGCAATTTCCGGCAATATGAAAGTCAATGGCTTTATTCGTGTTGATGGAGATATCGACGGCAGCCTTGAAACTGACGGAAATGTTATTGTTGGTGAAAATGCCAGAATCCGCGGAAACCTTACTGCTAAATCTGTAATTATTGGTGGAATCATAAAAGGAAATATAAAGGCTAATGAAAGCGTTAAGATTCTTGCTGAAGCCGCTGTAATTGGTGATATTATTTCCCGAAAGGTTCAGGTGGATGGCTCGGCTATCATTCACGGCCACTGCATTTCCATTAAAGATGAAGCCGAATTCGGAAAAACCTCTGGTGAATATCTTCAGTCGAAGGCTATTAAAGAAAAGGTTAATTTATAA
- a CDS encoding M23 family metallopeptidase, with protein sequence MSKTQKALKKFEKQVASNVSHGFGAFTHKVGRFFVRIFKVFDSKLTIMIVPHSQSKVINFQTNVFALLLGVLVTIGVLASFFYYNRRSISANMEISSLVEQNRATLASLDELRDENANLFQAAKRFQSSLSQSLSLLGIDQVKNNSETSASNGDLSALFSSTEVTQGSLKEVADVKELTSYLEDAVKPIEQIGKMLKTQQNLFTEIPSICPVKNPNYHISMAFGPNIHPLNGNWYIHKGLDFSTWRSGDAVLATASGQVVTVGFDNSFGNYIIIKHNHGMYTRYAHLNSFRVKKGETVSQGQTIGTIGNTGVSTGPHLHYEVHIGSDVVDPAKYININFSK encoded by the coding sequence ATGTCGAAGACTCAGAAAGCTTTGAAGAAATTTGAAAAGCAGGTTGCCTCAAACGTTAGCCATGGCTTTGGTGCATTTACACACAAAGTCGGCCGCTTTTTCGTGCGCATTTTTAAAGTTTTTGACAGCAAGCTTACCATCATGATTGTTCCTCACTCACAGAGTAAGGTTATCAACTTCCAGACAAATGTGTTTGCACTTCTGCTTGGAGTTCTTGTTACAATCGGGGTTCTTGCTTCCTTCTTCTATTATAACAGACGTTCTATTTCAGCAAACATGGAAATCTCTTCTCTCGTAGAGCAGAATCGTGCAACTCTTGCAAGTCTCGATGAACTCCGTGATGAGAATGCAAATCTGTTCCAGGCTGCAAAACGTTTCCAGTCATCTCTTTCACAGAGTCTTTCTTTACTTGGTATTGATCAGGTAAAAAATAATTCAGAAACTTCAGCTTCTAACGGCGACCTTTCTGCCCTCTTCAGTTCTACAGAAGTTACTCAGGGCTCTCTTAAAGAAGTTGCCGATGTAAAGGAGCTCACATCATATCTTGAAGATGCTGTAAAGCCTATTGAACAGATTGGAAAGATGCTTAAAACTCAGCAGAACCTCTTTACAGAAATTCCAAGTATTTGTCCTGTAAAAAATCCTAACTACCATATCTCTATGGCATTCGGACCAAATATCCATCCGCTCAACGGTAACTGGTATATTCACAAAGGTTTGGACTTCTCTACCTGGCGTTCCGGTGATGCAGTTCTTGCAACTGCTTCTGGTCAGGTTGTTACAGTTGGATTTGATAACAGTTTTGGTAACTATATCATCATCAAACATAATCACGGTATGTATACACGCTATGCTCACTTGAATTCTTTCCGTGTAAAGAAGGGTGAAACAGTTAGCCAGGGACAGACAATCGGAACTATCGGTAATACTGGTGTTTCAACTGGACCGCACCTCCATTATGAGGTACATATCGGTTCTGACGTAGTAGATCCTGCTAAGTATATCAACATCAATTTTTCAAAATAG
- a CDS encoding TatD family hydrolase, whose translation MKFFDTHAHIGLIYDDPIEQLRVIQQAKQAGVARIVSINNSLYDFNKVYPNLKSISGIYHAVGVAPSEVTNPGHDWINTIEKSLSLPNVVAVGETGLDYFKQFGDKRSQIELFITQLEIAQAHNLPVIIHNRDAGRDLYDVLTERMPDAGAILHCYSEDAAFAKKCLDKNIWFSFAGNLTYRNARNLHETVMNIPVDRILIETESPFMIPAEFREKKRTMPAYLPSTARFLAEMLEMDLEALSEQLWKNSCKAFNLPE comes from the coding sequence ATGAAGTTTTTTGATACTCACGCTCACATCGGGCTGATTTACGATGATCCTATTGAGCAATTGCGCGTAATACAACAGGCAAAGCAGGCAGGAGTTGCCCGCATTGTCAGCATCAATAATAGTCTCTATGATTTTAATAAGGTTTATCCGAATTTGAAGTCTATTTCGGGAATTTACCACGCTGTAGGAGTCGCTCCATCTGAAGTTACAAATCCTGGACATGACTGGATAAATACAATCGAAAAAAGTCTCTCTTTGCCTAATGTTGTTGCAGTAGGCGAGACAGGTCTGGACTATTTTAAACAGTTTGGTGATAAGAGAAGTCAGATTGAACTTTTTATTACCCAGCTTGAGATTGCACAGGCTCATAATCTGCCTGTAATTATTCATAACCGTGATGCAGGCCGCGATTTGTATGATGTTCTTACAGAACGTATGCCTGATGCTGGTGCTATTTTGCACTGTTATTCTGAGGATGCTGCTTTTGCAAAGAAGTGTCTTGATAAGAATATCTGGTTCAGTTTTGCAGGAAACCTTACATACCGCAATGCCCGCAACCTTCACGAAACAGTTATGAACATTCCTGTAGACCGCATTTTGATTGAAACTGAAAGTCCGTTTATGATTCCGGCAGAGTTCCGCGAGAAAAAGCGAACTATGCCTGCTTATCTTCCATCTACAGCACGCTTCCTTGCAGAAATGCTCGAAATGGATCTTGAGGCTCTCAGCGAGCAGTTGTGGAAGAACAGCTGTAAAGCTTTCAATCTTCCAGAATAA
- the dusB gene encoding tRNA dihydrouridine synthase DusB, translating to MENLYHPVKIGNVELKGNLFLAPVAGYSDAAFRSVCIENGACFTYTEMVSAEALVRKNLKTEILMRRACNEKSYSVQIFGGEPEIMEEAAHIVLEKTHCEVIDINCGCPVPKIIKTGAGSALTRDPDRLFKVAEAVVKAAGGRPEDGGIPVTVKIRSGWESKQMTWREAATAALEAGVSAITIHPRTRVQGYEGHSDWNIMKELVELVKDWETREGKGRHIPVFGSGDLFKPEDARLMLAQTGADAVMFARGAMGNPFIFRDATDLLTKGSYEPVPPEERVRTGFAELERLVAETSEQHACLEMRKRFAAYSKGISGGAALRARIVHAATVADYKDIFANFINLG from the coding sequence ATGGAAAATCTTTATCATCCGGTAAAAATCGGAAACGTAGAATTAAAAGGAAATCTCTTTTTAGCGCCGGTTGCTGGCTACAGTGACGCGGCGTTTCGTTCTGTCTGCATAGAAAACGGAGCGTGCTTTACCTATACAGAAATGGTAAGTGCAGAAGCTCTGGTACGCAAGAATCTGAAAACAGAAATTCTGATGCGCCGTGCCTGCAACGAAAAGTCATATTCAGTACAGATTTTCGGTGGCGAGCCGGAAATCATGGAAGAAGCTGCGCATATTGTCCTCGAGAAAACTCACTGCGAAGTAATAGACATAAACTGCGGCTGTCCTGTTCCTAAAATCATAAAGACAGGGGCCGGTTCGGCACTTACACGCGATCCGGACCGCTTGTTTAAGGTGGCTGAGGCAGTTGTGAAGGCTGCGGGTGGCCGCCCGGAAGACGGTGGCATTCCTGTTACTGTAAAAATCCGTTCTGGCTGGGAGTCTAAGCAGATGACCTGGCGCGAGGCGGCAACTGCAGCGCTTGAGGCTGGTGTTAGTGCGATTACAATTCACCCGCGGACCCGCGTGCAAGGGTACGAGGGGCATTCGGATTGGAATATAATGAAAGAACTCGTGGAACTGGTAAAAGACTGGGAAACACGTGAGGGAAAAGGCCGTCATATTCCTGTGTTTGGTAGTGGAGACCTCTTTAAGCCGGAAGATGCGCGGCTTATGCTTGCTCAGACTGGCGCCGACGCGGTGATGTTTGCGCGCGGGGCAATGGGCAACCCTTTTATTTTCCGGGATGCCACAGATTTGCTGACGAAAGGAAGCTATGAGCCGGTTCCTCCCGAGGAACGTGTAAGAACTGGATTTGCCGAACTGGAGCGTCTTGTTGCAGAAACAAGCGAACAGCATGCTTGTCTTGAGATGCGCAAACGCTTTGCTGCTTATTCTAAAGGGATTTCCGGTGGTGCAGCTCTTCGCGCTCGCATTGTTCACGCCGCAACTGTAGCTGACTACAAAGATATATTTGCTAATTTTATAAATCTGGGTTAA
- a CDS encoding DUF5312 family protein, with protein MKKLEQEVRDFQPAICRNSMLLPNFGEAIFALYKNTRPLDNLFSVTVSPNNIQRQRRFEAQLIVTGYPLEDQEVLESLSFENRKADVLAEDQNPDRIYIHQRKELERLIKALNTDGFKKMDADLLQLRQLVEFCRYNYTPFLQAFDTNFIPADLMYKPSYKEISLATAQNLLEDLYYQASGLQISTSTAEAVIALAQLRKGADLDENEKKNYLGNLKKINYILTRVINPDKLKSLIRLCRQDLSYEPGVAKYTGSPRQDFANMLQARFDSDEQRIKTEIQDETISDEVSSLFPDIPLEEVGSYSQAYNNLLQTEVSMSFKWILPMRILKTFIKFYLPEGSKALLNDIVIEGFFNNPAYKSNFSSIVFAAINADKEIKEFEESFGQDKKHSIAVLESYIKDSKKDKDFFKKLEKMVQSINDDAHKVLQSLCTNLNSLSRQLGELLADAKKPSSEIISNLKVLMMSSRNRDNTNFLETNYANWNIFFEIMKNYVIINSGDIKHE; from the coding sequence ATGAAAAAACTGGAACAGGAAGTCAGAGATTTTCAGCCTGCAATTTGCAGAAACAGTATGCTTCTTCCAAACTTTGGAGAAGCCATTTTTGCGCTTTACAAGAATACACGTCCATTAGACAATCTTTTTTCTGTTACAGTAAGTCCTAATAATATTCAGCGCCAGCGTCGTTTTGAAGCTCAGCTTATTGTTACGGGTTATCCTCTTGAAGATCAGGAAGTACTGGAATCTCTTTCCTTTGAAAACCGAAAGGCAGATGTTCTCGCAGAGGATCAGAATCCGGACAGAATTTATATCCATCAGAGAAAGGAACTTGAACGGCTTATAAAGGCGCTTAATACAGATGGTTTTAAAAAGATGGATGCAGACCTTCTTCAGCTTAGACAGCTTGTAGAATTCTGCCGTTATAACTATACTCCGTTCCTTCAGGCCTTTGATACTAACTTTATTCCTGCAGACTTAATGTATAAGCCGTCTTATAAAGAAATCTCCCTTGCAACTGCACAGAACCTTCTGGAAGATCTTTATTATCAGGCTAGTGGACTTCAGATTTCAACTTCAACTGCAGAAGCTGTAATTGCCCTTGCTCAGCTTCGTAAGGGTGCAGATCTGGATGAAAATGAAAAGAAGAATTACCTCGGAAATCTTAAGAAAATCAACTATATTCTTACACGAGTTATCAATCCTGATAAACTTAAGTCACTTATAAGACTTTGTCGTCAGGATCTTTCTTATGAGCCGGGAGTTGCAAAATATACAGGTTCTCCGCGTCAGGATTTTGCAAATATGCTTCAGGCGCGTTTTGATTCTGATGAGCAGAGAATTAAGACTGAAATTCAGGATGAAACAATTTCTGATGAAGTATCTTCTCTGTTTCCGGATATTCCTCTAGAAGAGGTTGGTTCATACAGTCAGGCTTATAACAATCTCCTGCAGACAGAAGTTTCTATGTCATTTAAATGGATTCTTCCAATGCGAATTCTTAAAACCTTCATCAAGTTCTATCTTCCGGAAGGATCAAAAGCCCTTCTTAATGATATTGTAATTGAAGGTTTCTTTAATAATCCTGCTTATAAATCAAACTTTTCTTCAATTGTATTTGCTGCCATCAATGCTGATAAGGAAATCAAAGAATTTGAGGAATCCTTTGGTCAGGATAAAAAACATAGTATTGCCGTTCTTGAAAGCTATATAAAGGATAGTAAAAAAGATAAGGACTTTTTCAAGAAGCTCGAAAAGATGGTTCAGTCTATCAATGATGATGCGCATAAAGTTTTACAGTCATTGTGTACAAACCTCAATTCTTTGAGTCGTCAGTTAGGAGAGCTGCTTGCAGATGCGAAAAAGCCTTCCAGCGAAATAATTTCAAATCTTAAGGTTTTGATGATGTCTTCACGCAACCGTGATAATACAAACTTCCTTGAGACCAACTATGCCAACTGGAATATATTTTTTGAAATTATGAAAAATTATGTTATTATAAATAGTGGTGATATAAAGCATGAATAG
- the dgcA gene encoding diguanylate cyclase DgcA: MNRKKFSDSKDSSQQQVLEQTIQYEKKIYDLEQLLDIAKSFCQNLDFSNLLESIVYICMAQMHVLGAEIFVRDLITNENFILETSKDFLSDKKTMIPVNTAVAAILNSEKRPLTFEELKKICPNCEHLKILETLNPTLIVPLIQKNHLNGMLVLQERIAIEDDASYSEYELNQIMSIASLASVAINNAALLEMSSTDMMTHLKLKYYFFNLLTEAIDAAFLNNQHIAVIMFDIDFFKKFNDTYGHECGDFVLKSVADLIRKNLRESDVASRYGGEEFTALLLEAGKDEAMAVAERIRSTINEHDFVYNDQHLHVTISGGVSVFDAQTNLVSSPNEFVNQADQGLYMSKNNGRNRVTYFDPKLKSSLKSANAKK, translated from the coding sequence ATGAATAGGAAGAAGTTCAGCGATAGTAAAGATTCGTCTCAGCAACAGGTACTGGAACAGACTATTCAGTACGAGAAGAAAATTTATGACCTTGAACAGCTCCTGGATATTGCAAAATCTTTCTGCCAGAATCTTGATTTCAGTAACCTTCTTGAATCTATTGTTTATATCTGTATGGCTCAGATGCATGTTCTTGGAGCTGAAATCTTTGTTCGTGATTTAATTACTAATGAAAACTTTATTCTTGAAACCTCAAAGGATTTTCTTTCTGATAAGAAGACAATGATTCCGGTAAACACTGCGGTTGCTGCTATTCTTAATTCAGAAAAACGTCCTCTTACATTTGAAGAACTTAAGAAAATCTGTCCAAACTGCGAGCATCTTAAAATTCTTGAAACATTGAATCCAACTCTTATAGTTCCTCTTATTCAGAAAAATCACCTTAACGGTATGCTCGTTCTGCAGGAACGTATTGCTATTGAAGATGATGCTTCTTATTCTGAATATGAGTTAAATCAGATTATGTCGATTGCCAGTCTGGCGTCGGTTGCAATCAATAATGCTGCTCTGCTGGAAATGTCATCAACAGATATGATGACTCATCTTAAGCTTAAGTATTATTTCTTTAATCTGCTTACAGAAGCTATAGATGCAGCTTTTCTTAATAATCAGCATATTGCTGTAATTATGTTTGATATTGATTTCTTTAAGAAATTTAATGATACCTACGGTCATGAATGTGGAGATTTTGTTCTGAAAAGTGTAGCTGATCTTATCCGCAAAAATCTTCGCGAATCTGATGTTGCAAGCCGATATGGTGGAGAGGAATTTACAGCCCTTTTGCTTGAAGCGGGTAAAGATGAGGCTATGGCTGTAGCCGAAAGAATCCGTTCAACAATAAATGAACATGATTTTGTATATAATGATCAGCATCTTCATGTAACAATTTCTGGTGGAGTTTCTGTTTTTGATGCTCAGACAAATCTGGTGAGTTCGCCAAATGAGTTTGTAAATCAGGCTGACCAGGGGCTCTATATGTCAAAAAATAACGGAAGGAACCGCGTAACTTACTTTGATCCAAAGTTAAAGTCTTCGCTTAAATCTGCAAATGCCAAAAAATAA
- a CDS encoding rhomboid family intramembrane serine protease — translation MNPILVEQYHMYWQFFTYMFVHQNIQHVFFNMLALLVFGLGFEKAVGSREFLLFYLICGALSGFFSFLVYRFTGQTMVFLLGASGAVYAVLFAYAVFFPRSVIFIWGLIPVPAPVLVFIYALIELGSQFFGNGSNVAHMTHLFGFFAAWLYFVIRMGIHPVKIWKETYKM, via the coding sequence ATGAATCCAATACTGGTAGAGCAGTATCATATGTACTGGCAGTTTTTTACTTACATGTTTGTGCATCAGAATATTCAGCATGTGTTCTTTAATATGCTTGCTCTGCTTGTGTTTGGACTGGGGTTTGAAAAAGCGGTCGGCAGCCGGGAATTTTTGCTTTTCTATCTGATTTGTGGCGCTTTGAGCGGCTTTTTTTCATTCCTTGTGTACAGATTCACAGGGCAGACTATGGTATTTCTGCTTGGAGCAAGTGGCGCGGTTTATGCTGTGCTCTTTGCTTATGCGGTGTTCTTCCCACGTTCTGTGATTTTTATCTGGGGGCTGATTCCTGTTCCAGCTCCAGTTCTTGTATTCATTTATGCACTGATTGAATTGGGAAGCCAGTTTTTTGGTAATGGATCGAATGTTGCTCATATGACTCATCTGTTCGGATTCTTTGCTGCCTGGCTTTATTTTGTAATCAGAATGGGAATTCATCCTGTAAAAATATGGAAAGAAACGTACAAAATGTAA
- a CDS encoding phenylalanine--tRNA ligase subunit alpha: MEVTNIIKNLHPLEIKVLLKYSGQDELTSEKLQKELEYKEGHANQAFSWLSGKELLKEIRRTPHTFFEITEMGRKLAETGTVEERMVNFLKDKGAHTMPEIAAGIGLEQKDVGSAFGPLVKDGVLKMNAEKKVEYTGAALPERIKATMDLVKKAISAEGGLLNKDDLSAAEVSAMDGLAKKRGAADSPFKMIERETVFYKLQSGFEAVRDALKNAGVTGNEIGEITPKMLSSGEWKNGTFRGYNIAIPPARIIPGRTNPYVQFLESVKDKLCSLGFQEFDGPLVETEFWNGDALFMPQFHAARDIHDVYRIKNPTHAKFIEEPYLSNVKAAHETGGNTGSRGWNYTFDNEFTRRLILRSQGTVLSAHQLHKAEVPGKYFGIARCFRYDKVDATHLSDFYQTEGIIAGNDVTLRDLLGMLKMFATEIAGAEEVKYVPGYFPFTEPSIEVHIKHPVLGWFELGGSGIFRPEVTRAMGLDCPVLAWGIGIDRMALMALGLNDLRELFCEDIEKVRLRKAKF, translated from the coding sequence ATGGAAGTAACAAACATCATAAAAAATCTTCATCCGCTTGAAATTAAGGTTTTGTTAAAGTATTCAGGACAGGATGAGCTTACATCAGAAAAACTCCAGAAGGAACTGGAATACAAGGAAGGTCATGCAAATCAGGCATTCTCATGGCTTTCTGGAAAGGAACTTCTTAAAGAAATCCGCCGTACACCACATACATTTTTTGAAATTACAGAGATGGGCCGCAAGCTCGCAGAAACTGGTACTGTAGAAGAGCGCATGGTAAACTTCCTTAAAGATAAGGGGGCTCACACAATGCCGGAAATTGCAGCAGGAATTGGTCTTGAGCAGAAAGATGTTGGTTCTGCTTTTGGTCCTCTTGTAAAAGACGGCGTTCTTAAAATGAATGCAGAAAAGAAGGTTGAATACACTGGGGCTGCTCTTCCTGAGCGCATTAAGGCAACTATGGACCTTGTAAAAAAGGCTATTTCTGCTGAAGGTGGCCTTCTTAATAAAGATGATTTGAGCGCTGCAGAAGTTTCTGCTATGGACGGCCTTGCTAAGAAGCGTGGTGCTGCAGATTCTCCATTCAAGATGATTGAACGTGAGACTGTATTCTACAAGCTTCAGAGCGGTTTCGAAGCTGTTCGTGATGCTCTTAAGAACGCAGGTGTTACAGGTAATGAAATCGGAGAAATCACTCCAAAAATGCTTTCTTCTGGCGAATGGAAAAACGGTACATTCCGTGGATACAACATTGCAATTCCACCTGCACGTATCATTCCTGGCCGTACAAATCCATACGTTCAGTTCCTTGAGTCTGTAAAAGACAAGCTTTGTTCTCTTGGTTTCCAGGAGTTCGATGGTCCGCTTGTAGAAACTGAATTCTGGAACGGTGATGCATTGTTCATGCCACAGTTCCACGCTGCACGTGATATTCACGATGTATACCGCATTAAGAATCCTACACACGCAAAGTTTATTGAAGAACCATATTTGAGCAATGTAAAGGCTGCTCACGAAACTGGTGGAAACACTGGTAGCCGTGGATGGAACTACACATTCGATAACGAGTTCACACGCCGCCTTATTCTCCGCTCGCAGGGAACTGTACTTTCTGCACACCAGCTTCACAAGGCTGAAGTTCCAGGCAAATACTTTGGTATTGCACGCTGTTTCCGCTACGATAAGGTAGATGCAACTCACCTTTCTGACTTCTATCAGACTGAAGGTATTATTGCCGGAAACGACGTAACTCTCCGCGACCTTCTTGGTATGCTCAAGATGTTCGCAACAGAAATTGCCGGAGCAGAAGAAGTAAAATATGTTCCAGGTTACTTCCCGTTCACAGAGCCTTCAATCGAAGTTCATATCAAGCACCCTGTATTGGGCTGGTTCGAACTCGGTGGTTCTGGTATCTTCCGTCCGGAAGTTACCCGTGCTATGGGTCTTGATTGTCCTGTACTTGCATGGGGTATCGGTATTGACCGTATGGCGCTTATGGCACTTGGCCTTAACGACCTCCGCGAACTCTTCTGTGAGGATATCGAGAAAGTAAGACTTAGAAAAGCTAAGTTCTAG
- a CDS encoding TetR/AcrR family transcriptional regulator: MAIVVEHDKRKQEILQKSLDVFIEEGYEDATFQKIADRCGITRTTLYIYFKNKHEIFLGSIKELLSELEIALKKIMADSTLSAEAALRKILSTLADSIESNKKLFSVLLNYLMQLKKSGVDTSERVRRRVIRLRHLLTTILIKGIQNKEFKELNVKDVNDTLYGLLESAIFRIAVLNKDDVTDVRAALNTTVDLFKA, encoded by the coding sequence ATGGCAATTGTGGTAGAACACGACAAACGTAAACAGGAAATTTTACAGAAATCTCTTGACGTGTTTATTGAAGAAGGTTACGAAGATGCAACCTTCCAGAAAATTGCCGATCGCTGCGGTATCACACGTACCACCCTCTATATTTATTTTAAGAATAAACATGAAATCTTTTTGGGTAGTATAAAAGAGCTTCTCTCAGAACTGGAAATTGCACTTAAAAAGATTATGGCAGATTCAACTCTGTCTGCAGAAGCTGCACTTCGAAAAATTCTTTCAACACTTGCAGATTCAATCGAAAGCAATAAAAAACTTTTCAGTGTTCTTTTGAATTACCTTATGCAGCTGAAAAAATCAGGTGTAGACACAAGCGAACGTGTTCGCCGCCGTGTTATCCGCCTGCGCCATCTTTTGACTACAATCCTCATTAAGGGAATTCAGAATAAAGAGTTTAAGGAACTTAACGTAAAAGATGTAAACGATACACTTTACGGCCTGCTTGAATCCGCAATCTTCCGCATTGCCGTTCTGAATAAAGACGACGTTACAGATGTTCGGGCTGCCCTGAACACCACTGTTGATTTATTCAAAGCTTAA